Proteins encoded by one window of Vampirovibrionales bacterium:
- the def gene encoding peptide deformylase, which yields MAILKIVEYGDPRLRQPTERVQKISAKIKRLVADMFDTMYANNGVGLAAPQVGELKKLFVLDCSTDDAPLPQMVMINPVLARRSGAIYSKEGCLSFPGVYTDVKRYANVTVRFMDLDGRRRELTVEGGGLLCRAIQHEYDHLEGVLFVDHVVDRFTTDAQLQEHRLPPIDPQRILEEPDLDRVLMGIAPDAPPPSAAL from the coding sequence GTGGCGATTCTCAAAATTGTGGAATATGGCGACCCGCGCCTGCGTCAGCCGACTGAGCGCGTGCAGAAGATTTCAGCCAAAATCAAGCGGCTGGTCGCCGACATGTTCGACACGATGTACGCCAATAATGGCGTGGGGCTAGCGGCCCCCCAAGTCGGCGAGCTGAAGAAGCTCTTTGTGCTGGACTGCTCGACCGATGATGCGCCTTTGCCGCAAATGGTGATGATCAATCCTGTCCTTGCGCGGCGCAGCGGCGCGATTTACAGCAAGGAAGGCTGTCTCAGTTTTCCCGGCGTGTATACCGATGTGAAGCGCTATGCCAACGTCACAGTACGCTTTATGGATCTGGACGGTCGCCGCCGCGAACTGACCGTCGAAGGCGGCGGCCTGCTGTGCCGCGCCATTCAGCATGAATATGATCATCTGGAAGGCGTGCTCTTTGTCGATCACGTTGTGGACCGCTTCACGACAGACGCACAGTTGCAGGAACATCGCCTGCCCCCCATCGATCCCCAGCGGATTCTCGAAGAACCGGATCTGGACCGCGTGTTGATGGGCATCGCCCCCGACGCGCCGCCGCCGAGCGCCGCGCTCTAA
- a CDS encoding thioredoxin family protein, which produces MTDSLTSDPVETKRAGGWLLPGFFVVGALIAFTGLMTAEAQEARGSLVAFTANWCAACRDVTPLVSEIGQQNGMNVTIIDVDDPAAPKRAKSFGLTIPGRDLPQVYVVQGGVSRLALDGASVGYGQTDAVRARLLKGIQGSR; this is translated from the coding sequence ATGACAGACTCGCTCACCTCAGATCCCGTCGAAACCAAACGCGCGGGCGGATGGCTGCTGCCCGGATTCTTCGTCGTCGGCGCGTTGATTGCGTTCACTGGCCTGATGACGGCTGAAGCCCAGGAAGCGCGGGGATCACTGGTCGCCTTTACGGCCAACTGGTGCGCCGCCTGCCGCGACGTCACGCCGCTGGTCTCGGAAATCGGTCAGCAAAACGGCATGAACGTCACGATTATTGACGTCGACGATCCGGCCGCGCCCAAGCGCGCCAAATCATTCGGCCTGACGATTCCGGGGCGCGATCTGCCGCAGGTGTACGTCGTGCAAGGCGGCGTCTCGCGCCTGGCGCTGGACGGGGCCTCGGTCGGCTACGGGCAGACGGATGCCGTACGAGCGCGCCTGCTTAAGGGGATTCAGGGTTCTCGCTAA